A region of Liolophura sinensis isolate JHLJ2023 chromosome 8, CUHK_Ljap_v2, whole genome shotgun sequence DNA encodes the following proteins:
- the LOC135472110 gene encoding tubulin beta-4B chain-like translates to MREIVHLQAGQCGNQIGAKFWEVISDEHGIDPTGTYHGDSDLQLERINVYYNEATGGKYVPRAVLVDLEPGTMDSVRSGPFGQIFRPDNFVFGQSGAGNNWAKGHYTEGAELVDSVLDVVRKEAESCDCLQGFQLTHSLGGGTGSGMGTLLISKIREEYPDRVMNTFSVVPSPKVSDTVVEPYNATLSVHQLVENTDESFCIDNEALYDICFRTLKLTTPTYGDLNHLVSATMSGVTTCLRFPGQLNADLRKLAVNMVPFPRLHFFMPGFAPLTSRGSQQYRALTVPELTQQMFDAKNMMAACDPRHGRYLTVAAMFRGRMSMKEVDEQMLNVQNKNSSYFVEWIPNNVKTAVCDIPPRGLKMSATFIGNSTAIQELFKRISEQFTAMFRRKAFLHWYTGEGMDEMEFTEAESNMNDLVSEYQQYQDATAEEEGEFDEEEAEEDA, encoded by the exons ATGAGAGAAATTGTACACCTTCAAGCCGGTCAGTGTGGAAACCAGATTGGGGCTAAG TTCTGGGAGGTTATCTCTGACGAGCACGGCATCGACCCGACGGGAACCTACCATGGCGACTCCGATCTCCAGCTAGAGAGAATCAACGTCTACTACAATGAGGCTACAG GTGGCAAATATGTACCTCGTGCCGTCCTGGTCGATCTGGAGCCCGGCACCATGGATTCCGTACGATCCGGCCCATTCGGTCAGATCTTCAGACCCGATAACTTTGTTTTCGGTCAGAGCGGAGCCGGTAACAACTGGGCCAAGGGCCATTACACGGAAGGGGCCGAGCTGGTCGACTCCGTTCTCGATGTGGTCCGCAAAGAGGCAGAGAGCTGTGACTGTCTGCAGGGCTTTCAGCTGACCCACTCTCTGGGTGGGGGTACCGGATCTGGAATGGGTACCCTTCTTATCAGCAAGATCCGTGAAGAGTACCCCGATAGGGTCATGAACACCTTCTCAGTTGTCCCTTCACCAAAG GTATCGGACACAGTCGTGGAACCGTACAACGCCACCCTGTCTGTCCATCAGCTGGTCGAGAACACAGACGAATCCTTCTGTATAGACAACGAGGCTCTCTACGACATTTGCTTCCGAACCCTGAAGCTGACCACCCCAACATACGGGGACTTGAACCATCTGGTCTCCGCCACAATGTCCGGTGTGACCACCTGTTTGCGATTCCCCGGTCAACTCAACGCTGACCTCCGTAAACTGGCTGTCAACATGGTACCCTTCCCGCGTCTCCACTTCTTCATGCCCGGATTTGCCCCACTTACTTCCCGGGGTAGTCAACAGTACAGAGCCCTGACCGTGCCAGAACTCACCCAACAGATGTTTGATGCCAAGAACATGATGGCCGCCTGCGATCCCCGTCACGGCCGTTACCTGACCGTGGCTGCTATGTTCCGTGGTCGTATGTCTATGAAAGAAGTGGACGAGCAGATGTTGAATGTACAGAACAAGAACAGCAGCTACTTTGTCGAATGGATCCCCAACAACGTCAAAACAGCTGTCTGTGACATTCCTCCACGAGGCCTCAAGATGTCCGCCACATTTATTGGCAACAGCACGGCTATCCAAGAGCTGTTCAAGCGAATCTCCGAGCAGTTCACGGCCATGTTCCGTCGTAAGGCTTTCCTCCATTGGTACACCGGCGAGGGTATGGACGAGATGGAGTTTACTGAGGCCGAGTCGAACATGAACGACTTGGTGTCCGAGTACCAGCAATACCAAGACGCCACGGCCGAGGAAGAGGGAGAGTTTGACGAGGAAGAAGCCGAAGAGGATGCTTAA